GAATCCCTCGTGTTTGGGGTCCGCATTATCACGCAATTTCCCAGTGTTTTGAGGGAATATTGCTCTCTATTTGAAGTATTATGAATTcgttttaattaatttaaaccattcaaaattttattgcagaatgtttattttaacagatttaCGTTTTCATAAAGGGAAATCTTTTAGAGGCGCACATGTAGGCGGGGTCGATGTAAAACCCGCTGACTTGCGCTCTAGATCGTTTATTAACACCAGCAATCACTCTATAGGCTACCTTAATAAACTACAGgcacattttttactttttagtaAAATACTACTAAATATGACATTACATTTCTTGTTCGTGCTTtgttaaattttctttttaaacgtGTGGTAAAAGTGAGTCCCAAAGCcttaataaaaagtaaaagtaacttTCACCTTTCTAAAGACTAAAAAGACTTTTGGGAATTTTACAGAACCCGGAAATAGTGACAGAGTGACTCCTCTTTGCTATTATACATCTCTGCTACTAGTTACACACCGTTGGGATTTCACGTGAGCCAAGTTTAATTTTTATACATTcgaaatgtttgtttaaaatgtaaaatacacgAGTGCCGAACCTTTGTGAGACTGTTAAGCGTACAGCAGCTAGCCACcgtaaaataaacaaagaaacgaACAGAGAagctaaatgtgaaaatgtacagCTAATTGAGCAACTCATGATCAGAAACGGCTGGTCTCGTCAGCACTGAGATGGTGGTTCTGTGTATTTCGCTTTAATTCTCAACTGAGCTCGTAATGAACTATGGTAAAAACAATTTATAAAAAAGCTTTTTGACACGACTTTCTTCCACTTTAAGTGTTCCGGATATCGAAAATGAGCAACACCGACGAACACAAAGTGACCACCACGCCACATATAGTGAAAGAAGAGGTACGTTTATTTGCGTTTTACAGGCGATCTGTCTGACAAAACCCTGTGACGGCTATCTTAAAATACTCAATTAACTCAAACTTGCAGCTGTAATGCACAAAAATGTAATCCAATTTAAATGAATATCACCTCAGTAAATTAAATCTTCGTATGAGCCTCACAAAGATATTTTTACTGCAGGGTTTTGGATTGGATTGCTTTGGGTTGTGCAGGTCTGCCTCATCACCTGATATCAAGTTTATCATCACCAAGATAAACTAGATGATGATACAAAGCCATACCCTGTTACAATCAacttgttatttattattattattattattaaatattctTTGACAAATAAGCTTTAGTTTAGCAGGTTCTGGTTAttgcatttcattcatttcttgtGAGAACTCTTTTTCAGAACATAATCACACCAAAGCTCCTGTGTTGCTTGTAGTTGGGTAAGATTAGTGGAGCAGTAGTTCACATTGCAACATCAGGGTTTTGTTTACTTGGTGAATTGTTTAGCTGTGAAGTCCTGTGCTTACAGAGCAGCATGTTGGTGCCACATAATCTCAGCTTGGtgcctttattttctgtgttgcagCTCATTGCGGCGGGAAAATGGGTGAAGCTGGAGAAGACGACATACGTGGACCCTGCCGGAAACACCAGGTACGGTCCTGTCTTCCACTGACACGGCTTCACGGGTTTCCTATGCACAGTTTCAATTCCCGTTTTCATCCCACCAGAACCTGGGAGACTGCGAAAAGGACAACAAGAAGTGCCAACACAGCAGCGGATGGTGAGCATCTTGAGTGTTTCCGTGTTCCATTTATCTGATCAGTGGAGTTTGCACTGTAACCCTCGTTTCCTGCAGGTGTGGGAATCATCGCCCTGCTGAAACGGACGCTCCACAAAGACTGCGTGGTGATGGTGAAGCAGTTTCGTCCTCCCATGGGATGCTACACCCTGGAGTTTCCTGCAGGTCAGGTGGCAGACATCATGCCTCAAAATTTTCCAGTTTTGTTCTAAATTTCACCAAAACCTACTTCGATTTGAGATCGTCTTTCACGTCTCTCATactttttcacacacatctgGGCTGTCGGttgccatgtgtgtgttttctgatacTTAGAATATTGTCTATGCTGTGCTCAGGGTTGATTGACGAGGGGGAAAGTGCGGAAGTCGCCGCGCTGAGGGAGCTAAAAGAAGAAACCGGCTACAAAGGGGAAGTGGTCGGGGTCACTCCAGGTATCGTCGCACAAAGAAACATGGGATATTTGATTGCTTGTGTCGGAGGGGTTCAGGGGGTGCGGTagctcattttttttgtcaatgcACAATGCAAATAGCAATGTTATTGCTTGGATCGCAGTGACCTGTCTGGACCCTGGTCTGTCAAACTGCACCACCGAGATCGTCCTGGTCAACATCAATGGAGATGAAATGGAGAATATCAACCCAACACAACAGCTTGGTGAGCAGACTGATTCTTTTATACACCtaaaagtttgtttatttttttactcatttaattATTAACTCTCCAATCCATAATAGCCAGtcaattaattcattttttttagagatagagagttaaaaataaactttatgaGACCATGAAATAGACTGTTGTTATTTATGATACAGGTGAAGCTCTCTTTGCATGCCTACCCTTTATGTATGGccacacagatttaaaaaactATGTGTGTtaaacacagttttagataCCCGTCTCTTTCTTGCTGTACAAACAGCCTTATCAGCATGCAAACAGACAACTTGAGTaatttgctgctgtgtgtcagtaATTAAATTACAGCTATTACTAGTTGATAagaataatattaaaaaaagatacCAAGCCCACAGCTGTAATATTAACCCTGTCTGAATGGGGCTTCAGTTGTAAGAGTTATAATGCCTCAGTCTGAATTGATGTTGAGCTTGAATATGtcactgaaatctgaaatgaaactacaataaaaataaagtacatgAAAAgttaaaggtgcaatttgtaagATATGTCCACAATTTAGTTTAAAGCACTAAAAAAATGAACTAACAttatcaacagaatgtgaagaagcAACCTCAGATCCTCAGTTCCAGTCAGCTACATGGCCACTATCTCGACAGCTAAATGAGCTAATGGTGGCTATAGCTACAGCCAAACATACCTACAGAAAACAGTGTAGAGGGCGATGATATGCTACCCACTATATTTTTGGAGCTATCTGTTAAAATTAACAGCTGCATTCGTTCTGTTCTCATCTGCTGACTTCTCACAGAAGGACATGATGGTCGGTACTGTGaaattcttctttttgctcACTGCTAAAATGTTTGTAGGTAGCCTCAACCTAAGGCTCTTTTCCTGACGCGCGTAAGGCTAATGATCAGATCGGACAGCCTTAGGCccactgtactgtattttatgAAAACAGTGTTATTAACATAAAAAGCCTGTTGGATAAtcttgtcctcttttttttttcttccacaggTGATGGAGGTGAGTTATGATCCTTATTTTGTCAGAAATAATCCCCTTCTTCTCCCATAGAGCAAACCATCACACAagtcttccttttttctttacagaatTTGTTGAAGTCGTTCTTTTGCCTCTGGATGAATTCCAGCTGAAAATAGATGGTAAGGTTTCATGACAGAGTGATGTGCACACATTCAGACCACATAGTGACTAACTGATACCCCCAACCGCCCACAGATctgctgaagaaagaaaatattgtggTGGACGCTAAAGTGTACATCTTTGCCATGGGGATGGTTCAGGCCTTCTTTAAGCCGAAGGAGCTCCCTGTGCTGAAGCAGTGAAGCAAAATAAGAGTGAGAGCAACAAATAGTGTTAGCTGTTACGTTGTGTCTCGGGAAAATTCAGAAATGTATTCTATGAGGAAATTGTATGAAAAGCTGTTGAGACCCCACGTAACctgatattttattattagtttcTATGAAGTTCAGTGACCATCCATAGAGCAAAATAGCAGTTAGAATacaactgtgtgaatgtgaacaatACACAGAAAGATCGTAGTATGAACAGAAAAATCATGAAATCAAAGCCCTGAAAAAGATTTAGAAACTGATGAAGGAGCTATGTTCATACTACTGGACCAGTTTCTGTTCTCAGTGTGACGAGGACCGAAACATCTGATGGCCACTTGACAATTCTTTGTACACTTAATGCATTGCATGTGACAAATATGTAAGTGGCAAatattcatttccattttttaaaatgaaactagAAGTAGTTGCATGAGATGGAATTTCCTGTAATTTTACATAGTGATTATAAGacatttctttatgtgtgttaacatgctgtTTGACTGATTTAATAGGAGAAAAAAACGACCTCAACTTCTGTCAAAAACTGGCTGTTACTGaattaagttttgttttattttagtttggtGTGATTTTCTCTTGGTTAACTTCAGCTGTGAGTTTGGTGACAGTCAGTTAGAATTTTTGCACTAACATTTAATGCTATACAGAGACATTAGACAGCCCTCGGAAAACAAGAGCAGCTTCTCTGGATTTTTTCTGAAAGCATTCACATGAATCCACCTCCTAACTTTAGCTATTAATCACTGAATAACTCGTGATGGTGATAATAGGTATGGGCTGTGTTTAGTTGGTGTATTAACAACAGTTTTAACAATATGGATGGGGGAGGCGGTGATCTCTTGCATGCTTCCACTGTAATGTACAACAGAGGTACTGTATTGATAAAGAAATTATTAACAGAAAAGAATCCATTTTTTTGCCTCCAACCTCCTTATGGTGCAAATGACATTGGTCCTCTACTTCTTTACTTACCCTAGCACCTACAGATTACTGACCAATAAATACATGTGATAATACCATTGTTCTTACCTGTGTCTATGTTTCTGTCTCAAACTAACAACAGCAACTGCTGAACATACCCATACTGTTTGaataatatgtaaaaatatattataaatataagAATTACTGTATCCagagaataaagaataaaaccaCAGGTAGAACAGTTACACATGAAATCAATACAACCAATATCGGTGTATCTAGTTTTAGTTTACACTGTAAGCTGTTTCAGATAAATGGGACAAAATATCTGATAACTGTCTTTCAGAGATTAGTGCTTACTGCAGAGACAGTGTAGTGTGAGTGTTTTGTAACTTTGAAATGATtgttttctgtaataaaactaaaaagtattgttttaaaaatatgtaaaatacatTGCTACGCGCTCTAGTTCAGTTGGCGGCAGTAACGCACCCCTAAGTTAGTTTGCCAACCGCCAACAGTTtcaaggaagaagaagagctgacCAATCACGTGGTGACAACATTAATTCACCCATTGCTAGCTATTTGGAAAGAATGGTTCATAGTTTTCTCTATGGAAAGCACAACAGAAACTCAGTATTAATGCTAGTTAGTTGGTTGACATTAACGGTAGTGGCACATTTAAGTTTTTGAACAAGTTGATGGATGGGAACTTACGGGAAAAGTATGCAACAGTCGTTGTTTACTAATGTTTACGTTAGCCCTATCTATGGCTGATCGATCTTGTATTTATGTGCAAGTTAAGACAGTGGCCTTTCTGCCCTGATAAGCTTATCTTGGCTTCAGTAAAACATAATCTCCATTCTTAACGTCAAGTTGACTCAATGTAACTTTGTTACTAAAACCCTTATGCGCCGGTCACGAAGATGGAGGTGGCTGTTAAGGGTAAGTTCACTGTCAATAAGGCCTGTAGTAAAAGACACCAGGTTTGCAGCGAGAGAAGAAGGCTAAAATCACAAACTGTTAACTGCTACATTCCTAAAAAGAAATCGTAATAAAGTCAACTGACTAAGCGAATATCACACTCAGTAGGTTCGTTGTTGACTTGGCACCTGAATAAgtgtacatgtaaatatatgtaGGAAAACTAAAGGACAGTTACAGTacagttgtttgtgttgtgctgacATGAATAAATGTGTGGTTTTCTAGGGAAGGTCAAAAGGAGGCACCTGAATGCGGCAGAGTGTGATGAACTGAGACGAAATACACTCAACCAGCCCCTCACCGTCAGCCGCACGCAGGACAGCCACGACCCCAACCGAGGGCTTTACCCAAGGACACCCACCAAGCGACGGAAGTGTGGTAATTTGCTTTAAATCTGCTACAAACTctttgacaaatgaaaacagacaggcCATCATCTGTGCATGCAAATACATAGTTATTATTCTGTCTCATACAAGTCTGAGCTGGCCCATGTTTGCTGATCAGCCTTTGGTAGAAGTCATTAAAATTAATGTCAGACTCTGAATCTTACCTCTCTCACTCCCTATACTACCAGCGTCTGCATCAGGAAGTCCCTCTGGGCAACAGAAGGGCATCAACGACTTCTTCTCCGTGACAGGAGTCATCAGATCCAGTCCGCGCCAGTCTTTCCAGCCCTGCTCCTCCACATGCACAAATGGACTCAGTAGACAGCTTTATTCCAAAGAAGAGCCAAAGCCtgtgaaagaagaggaggaggaggatgatgatgatgatgatgatgatgatgtcagccTGTTATCTGCTGTACTGGTGCCAGAACCTGaaccagcagaggaggaggttgaTGATGTTAGCCTGCTAACAGCCACAATGGTGCCAGAGGCTGATTATTTGGAGGGGATGACAGCTGAGATGTTTGGGGATGATTATGAATTTGACCAGTGCGACAGTAACAGCGAGCATGAGGAAGTGGAGGCCCTCCCTGATGTCCACTATGGACTCCTAGGTAGCGGCAAGgacctgctgctgcctcaggGCTGCATAGATGACCTTCCCGAAGAGCTGCTGAGTCAAGTACTGTGCCAGGTCCCAGCACAGGACCTCTACCGCAGTGTCAGTCTTGTCTGCCATCGCTGGAGGAACATCGTTCTAGACCCCAAGGTTAAGTAAACCGCAGCGTTATATTAAGTTATATATTGGCAGCTGATGTTAAAGTTAAGTTAATGAGTAGAGTTAAAGTGGAGGTAATCTTACAAAAGCAACAGGGTTttatgtggggaaaaaatacaAGTTTGAGAGTGTTTTCAGCGAGTATGtcatccttttcttttgtttgaacGTTGTTCTAATTATCCTTCTCAAACTCAGCACATTGCAatagttgttgtgttgttgtttttttttccattatgcAGTTTGTCCCCTGCAAAAAACAATACTACCGCTACATGATGAAGGAGAAGGCTACAGAGCTGGAGATCTGCTGCCTCCTGAAGAACAGTCGCATAACAAGTCCAACATCCTCAGAGCATAGCGTACGACACCTTGTTGTGTAAGTCTGGCAATTAATATAAATGTTTAGACTGACAACTTGATTTTTCAGGCACATCAATGTGTAGAGAGCCGTCCCAATTCCTACAATAAACAAAGCATCCATGtactttaaatttgtttgtaataactttattttttaaaatatgaggACTAATTTATATTCTGTTGAATGGATTAATGTTTACCAAAAGCTCTTGTACTCCACAGTTTCTAAAGTGTGTAAATAAGGCTGGGTGGTTtgtcaaaaaaatgtgattgtgataattattttttttgtattgattaattatttccgtattttctgtgctttgtaTTTAGATCAAGTGCAAAGTCATGCCAACttgattatttcatttgtaatttgaaGCCTTTTTCTGATTATGAGGCACTTTGATCAGAACTCTGTTTGGATGACGATTATATAAAATGACCAGTAATAAAAGTACAGGAAGCTGGTGTGCATAGATTCTTaaatcattttgtctgtgtgttcttgtcAGCTTAATGGCCCAGTATAAGGTGGGAGAGCGGGTGAGGCCGGAGGACGTTCTGGAGTGTGTTAAGAAACATCGCCTTTTTCCTCAGGCTGAGGCCTCCATCAGATTACGTATTCCTGACATTCAGACGAGCTTTAGCCTTGGCCTAGAGGTATGACTgatacacacaaagaaaatgggTTTACATTATGGAATTTAAAGTTTACACATAATTCATTTCTGCAGGGTCCTAACCCGTACGCGGCCATGGCTGTCATACTGATCCTCAGTGAGAGCGTTGGTGACGTGCAGGCCTTGGTGTCTCTGCTCACCAGCTGCATGTCAGACACCGCCATCACGGAGTACCTCAGCTACATGGCCATGATGTCGCTCGCCTTAAAGAGGAGCAATATCCAGATTAGTAACAGGTAAGAGCTTCACATGTCAACATAATCATCATCAGCCTCCCACCCTATAATTTATTCTCTTTGGCTTCTCCAGGTTGCATTACAACATCTACTACGTACTTCACTTGATGGAGAACGGCCCCTTTTCTGTGCACTCCGGTCAGAGCAGGTAAGGGTTATTATTATCACATTATTATCCTTAATTTCTTCATAAGATCAGATCCACCTAAGGGTCTGTTTGGCAAAAGAGATCAAGGACTGCAGACTGCGTACGTCGACTTccatgtgtgcgtgtatgtgcatgtgtttctgcCAGACGGCCTCAGATCCATCTCACACGTGAACAGCAGCAGATCCTCGGCCACGACATCCAGCACGACCATGTGGTCAAGATCGTGGCTTTTGCAGGTACAGTGGCAGCTATCAGTGCGTACAGCAACATagcaaaatcatttttcttAGTTTGGAACACAGTCACAGCATTTACTCTGGAGcataaaaatgctgttttagcTGTTGAACTGTAGCGCTCTGCCACATGCTGTGGATGTTTGTAAAGGTGACACTagtttaaatgtaatgtttctgAATCACCACTAGGGGACATTCTTTTGCTAGATAATTATTTTCAAgactttttttgggggggggtacATTATCATCTGTTCTCCAGCTTTTTGT
This Scatophagus argus isolate fScaArg1 chromosome 22, fScaArg1.pri, whole genome shotgun sequence DNA region includes the following protein-coding sequences:
- the nudt5 gene encoding ADP-sugar pyrophosphatase — protein: MSNTDEHKVTTTPHIVKEELIAAGKWVKLEKTTYVDPAGNTRTWETAKRTTRSANTAADGVGIIALLKRTLHKDCVVMVKQFRPPMGCYTLEFPAGLIDEGESAEVAALRELKEETGYKGEVVGVTPVTCLDPGLSNCTTEIVLVNINGDEMENINPTQQLGDGEFVEVVLLPLDEFQLKIDDLLKKENIVVDAKVYIFAMGMVQAFFKPKELPVLKQ